In Anopheles ziemanni chromosome X, idAnoZiCoDA_A2_x.2, whole genome shotgun sequence, the genomic window AGCGGCCGGCCCCGGCGTAGAAGGGGCAGCAGGAAGCCGAGGGAGGGCGTTACACAATGGTGCGCCGACTACCGACAGCTCGCGCGTTCGGCAGATGAAGATGCTGTGGCGGGCAAACGCGAGCCCGAAACCGGCCGCCCGAAAGAAGCGGGAGAGCCCAACCGACGGCGTAGGGTATAAAATCGGACGCATCTGCGTTACCAGTTATCAGTGTGGCAGTGTCTCGTGGATCTGATACAGCACGCAGCCAACATGAAGGTTAGTGTCCAAAAAGCGAGTTGTCCCCCAATTTTTTGGGGAgatcgaaaacgaaacgaactgTCCGGCACACGAGGTGCCAGGATCTAGTGCCTACCGATTCAGGAACAAATAGTGCCTCAAACCATAGTGCAAATGCTAAAGTGTGAACAACAGCGTCCAGAAGAACAGCTCAGAGTGGCAAACTTTGTGATACGTGATTTGCGAGAACAGAATGAACAGTATCTGTACACCAGGAGCATCCTACGGGAGAATCCGTTGCACGGAAGTGCTACACTGTGTCGCCCGCTTTGTTTTAGAACGAACTCATACAACCACAGGCTGCAcaaccgtcatcatcatcatcatcatcagcgatCAAAATCATCGGGTCAACATTCAAGCCATTGTTTTAACGCTCGGGAACAGCTTCTGTTGCTGAGGTGCAACCGACTACGACCGACAGGATTAACGATCCTTGTCAGCGTTGGTCTAGCATACCTTTTGGTAGTTCACTGGAGCCCCTATCTGGAATATCGTGATCGTTTAGCACAGATGTGTCAACAAACTTACCAGTGTGCTACCGATTCTCTAGCCAAAGGGAGCAAGTGCTGTTTTTATCCCTCAGAAAATGTGAAACGTGACAGCTGCACATTAGCAGATCGGTCATAGTTGGAGACCCTGAAAAGATTGATTGGATGATTAGATTTACACCGGCCAAGCGGTATGATTTGAGTTCATAACAGAATTTTCGAGATTCTGTAACGAGAGTACTCCAGACAAATTAGTGCGTGTCAATGAGAGCTTAGGTTTGGCAGGTTTTAGCTCCTCGAGAGTTGGAGGATATAATGATTAATATAGGGCACTAGTGCCTTACAAGGAATTTTGAGATCCGGACATCGATAGAATGATTCAGAACTGGTTAAGGCACCCCAAGAATAGCTTTTCGATCTGTGGTACTGTATATCAAGCTGCATGCGACTAACCAGTACGTTCTGTGCCTTCTGCTTACCTCTCTTCTCCCAGGTCCTTTTAGTACTGTGTGCACTCACGGTGTGCGCATCAGCCACTTTCGACCAACTGTTTAAAGGAAAGAAGGACTTCGACCTCAGCGGACTCTTCGAGGGTCTGTTTGACAAGGGAGGTCACTCAAAGGGAGGACCTCCGCCTTCTTCCTACCACCCGCCGCCTCGTCCCGTCTACGGACCTCCACCAGTGCACCACGCACCCCCACCACCGCCGGTGTACGGTCCGCCTGCTCCAGTGTACGGACCTCCACCAGTGCATCACGCTCCGCCACCTCCACCCCCGCCTCCGCCAGTGTACGGACCGCCTGCTCCGGTTTACGGACCTCCGCCAGCACACCACGGAcctccgccgccgccacctccgccaccacgTCCCGTCTACGGACCTCCGCCAGCACATCACGGACCTCCGCCTCcgccacctccgccaccacgTCCAGTCTACGGACCTCCGCCAGCACATCACGGACCTccgccaccacctccaccaccacctcgcCCGGTCTACGGACCTCCGCCAGTACATCACCACgcccctcctccaccaccaccaccaccaccacgcccGGTCTACGGACCTCCGCCAGTACATCACCACGCCCCTCCACCACCAGTATACGGACCGCCTCCGGTACACCACGCACCTcccccaccaccgccaccaccaccacgtccCGTCTACGGACCTCCGCCAGTGCATCACCACGCCCCtccaccacccccaccaccaccaccacgcccCGTCTACGGACCTCCGGCTCCTGTGTACAACccacctccgccaccgccAGCACCTGTGTACAGCGCTCCTGTATATAGCGCTCCTCCTGCACCtctaccaccgccaccgccgccaccaccgccgccgcagcCACAGCCGGTGTATCAGCCTCCGCAAACGTTCTACAGTGCGCCGGAGCCCATCCAGCTGCTGCCGCTCGAGCACAAGCCGGTCAGCTTCTCCGGCGTCAGTTCGGCCTCGGTCGCGTCCGGTTCCGTCACCGGCGAGGGCTACCACTACGGTGTCGGGCACGGCTCCGGCCACTAGCGGCCGCCACCAGGCACTTCCCCACTTCCTCTACCCCACCTCCCGCACCGTCCCTCCAACCAGCCAGCAAGCAGATCCGCTGATGGATTGTGTTATACCAAAagagtttttgtttatgttcgtTAAAAAGATTCGCCTACCCGTACTCGTCATCGTATCGATCGCACCTTAAGCAGCAAACCGTCAACGGagggccaaaaaaaaaacaacaacccgtGCCACGTGTCGCACCGATTGCGACCCGCCAGCAAACCGCCCAGCACCCCCCTTCGCTTTCTAGTTCAGAAAACTTCAATCTCTCCTCACTTCCTCCGTTAAAAAAAACGCTGCAACGCGCTTGGTAGGACCAGCGGCTCCGACAACGGGTAGCCAAGATGTCTGTGAAGCAAATTGCTTTGTAGTGAAGCACACCGAGCGCGCACGGTTCCGTACGGGATGCGCGGTTCAACAGTTTTGCTCAAACGTGCCGTCAATTGCCATATGCCATATCTTGTTCGCAGACGACAAGTTACATTTACGGAACGACGAAATCATTTCTAATAAAATGACGTATTGTATCAATTATCGTGTGccttattttttaattgtctTCCAATCGCCTATCATCCCGAGGAAATACGAACAACAGTTTGTTTTGCGCTCTTCTTGTCGTCAAGGGAATTTCGAAGGAAGTTCGAACGATTGCacctgaatgtatgcaaacaGTAAGCCACTTTCAAACCAACACGccgttgaaaatatttaaacgcATAATCTAAAACCGTTTTTTCTGCTTATATAACATCCCCTTTGTACATCAACAACCTAGTTTTCGATTTGTTTAGCATAAAAGGAGTGTTATGTGATAACTTTTTAAGTTACTAAAAAAACATTGAGCTTGTTGTGCAATCTTCttaataataaaagcaaagattAGCTCTGTTATTCGCACAATAAATACTTTCGTGTTGTTGTActcattattattttaatcaaataatcTACTTTAATTCCATAGTGTTTCCGATTCTCTCTTTTTAATTTCTTGTCGATTTGGGACTTCCAATTGTTCGCAACACTTTTAAGCTCCGTCAGCGCTAGAAAAGCgatagttttcaatttacaacttaaaatattctttgaaAAGAGCTTTGTTcggaaagatcaacttcaactagtgttgtgcttaatgaatctttcgatgagattcattcatatgaatcttctgCAATGAGTGATTCGATTCACGAACCGAatcttgaatgaaaaaatctcCACGATTCATGAACCTTCACGATTCTCCTCGATTCTTCGGAGAGGTGTGGAttatgcgaccaaaaaaaaacaaaaaagggccCTCAAGCCAGTTTTGGCTGATGTCTTTTCCTCACTTGGTGTGTCTTGAGGATTttctgattcatgaatcttaatcAGATTTTAGACAACTTTAGTGCTCTctgattttcttccttctaGCTCTAGCAAAGCCGGGTTTCATTAATCTTGGAGATTCGTTAATCTGAATCTGATTCGCACAACAACTTCGTACAAATAACTTCAACGGATGGGGTTGGACTTTCAAAAGAAGTGTAAACAAATAGCAGTAGAACTAATTCCCCTGTACAAcatcatttttacttttcgaaACGATTTTAATGGTTGTGTTAAATTGTGCACAACGAAACACGGTATATTTTGTCCTTATAACATGGACGATAAAATATAAGAAAGTTGAATGCAACCATTCAGGGTGTTTTTTGTATATTACATAACCGAATGTTATTCCAAAGGGATGAAACGTAATAACTTTCTAGTTCATGGTACCACTATAATATGTAAAAAATGGCGCTGATTTCGTAAAGTCCACTACAACAATTGTATGATCAAGGATCTTTAAGTTTATTctaaaatggattaaaaaaACCTCATAAGTGAAATTTTCATATATTTGAAAACTCTAGTAAAAGTAGAAAACTGCCCACAAATTATTACTACATACCAAAAGTATGCAATATAGTAGTAATAAACATATCTACGTGACATAAACCATGTCATGcaaattgcatacctttaggCGCCCGGAGTCGATTGGGGTGGGTCACTTATGTGGAAAttcaaattgtttcaaatcaTCACGCGTTAAAATTATTCGAAAATATAAACGAAACATTATAAAACCCTTGAAACTGaaagattatttaaaattgaGTCCGCCATCTTTTCGTTTCGCGTCTATCGCAAAAAGTATAGGATAGTTGTAGTGGGCGTTTCCAGATGGAAATATAACGATGCAGTTGGCTCCGACCGTCAATCGGACATAGAGTATCCGAGCGCTCATCGTTTGAAAATAGTCTTCCGGCATATTAACCTTCCACTAAcgtaacaaacaaaccgacatTTCATTTCCGTGCCTTTCCTTCTTTCACGCCATTTGCAATGACGTTTGTCTTGGTCGATATAATAATTACAACATGCTCGTAATGGACAACAGTATCCTCGTTGCGTTACGAGTTTTGTACGGCTCATCCCTAAAAATATGGCATGCGTACGTGTGGCAAGTGCTCGAGCGTCCAGGTACTGTTGATGTCCAACTCCCACGAGTCGTAGCGTTTACATCTGACgcgaaacaatttaaaacaagtccAGATCGCacgttaaaatttgttttgcttttgttagGTTTGGATGGAAACCACATTTGAGAACAAGACATCAACCGTCGGAGATTTGTAGCGCCAAGGACATCGTTATGCTTATTATGCGGACAGCGAAACATTGAGTAAAAATAGCTTCCCATTTTTCATGTTCTTGTTTATTGTATTGTGTACTTTTTAGGTCCGTGTTTGCGATTTACTTGCTGGGTGATCTCCAGGAATTGAGTTTGTTATTCCATTTATGCTCTAGTGATTTCCAACTCCGGCATTGCTTGATCTTTAAGTCCGACTTAGTTTTTGCCGGAAAATTTGGTTGGTTTGATCAATCGAGCCCACGATCTtacaatttatcaaatttctcTTGATGGAACAGGTACTTTTCCACACGTGGGATTTATTTCCGTGTCCAACGTCTTTTGATGTACGCCTGTTCCGTACCCCACGTTATAGACTAACGGAAATTTCAGCTCGTAGGTGTACTGAGCTGGTTGGATACCGATCTACGATGATCTCGGGCATCAGCATTCGCTAGTGGGAGGTTGGGCGTATTTACTTGAAGTAAAATCAACCCATATTAAATTCCCCGCATCAGCACGCATCTTTAGATTGCCCACAACACGTGGCAAACCCTCAAGCTGCTCAGAGCGCAACGATCCTCGCACCGAAGTGTTTACAACCCTTTTTCTaccgggcgaaaaaaaatgctgTCGCCAACATAAGTACgttaactttattttttacttgttttattcTATGCTGGCTTCCTGTTACTCGCGGGTCATGCCAACGAACAgcgaaagagagggagagtttTCCACTGGAAGAAAATAGGGAAAGACTGCTATTATGCAGATGGAGAGAGGAATGTTTCTCGGAAAATCACGCCTGGAGCGCCTCCAGTCGGTGGAAATGGTGAGAATTTATCCGTACCGTATGTGATTTCGAGCGCATCGCAGACTCTCGCTAGATGTGCTTGGTAGAGAGTTTTTTAAGTAATGCTGAGCAAAGCGCACTGTGGTACTACCGCGAACAAAATGTGCGGTCATTTACCAAAAACCCTTAAAGTAACAGTGGAATATgagattttatatttatttattaatttgtaaAATCGATGATAAACTGTTTCGGGCTAGACAAGCAAAGTTTGGAAattctaattaaatttaaactagCGTTTACCACTTAACTTTAACTTTACCGCAAGAAAGCTTACTTGACTGGTATCATTCAAAGTTCCACCCTCCTATCATTTGCATTTAACTCGTAATCAAACAGTATTGAAACAATTATTGATCAACCTATTCATTGTAATTTGTCagcaattattattttttctaatGGCTGGATGTTTATAAAATCCAAAGCAAATTAGCCTCCAATCTGTCATTTGGGTAATTATATTTAAGGATGTAATATCGGAGTACATCGATTCGGTGGCGAATCGCACGAACGATTTGGTCTAAGACACGAATCGTTGTAATCAGGTTTAACGATTTGGTCTAAGCTTGCTCTATTCCCATAAAATCCattaagaaaacaaacacgctCATTTGCtccataaaataattaattccaAGTCGTCTTTCGACAAACATGGAATGAAgcaggaaaatgaataaagttgTTGAGGCTATTAAAATACAcactaaaatatttttgtggacatttttttcaatgtgtGGAGAAAGTGAAAGTGCTCGCCACTACGAACGATATTTTTAtgcgtttttgtttgtccttTTACTAAACTTGGTGGTACGTATTATGCGTGCTTAGTTTTTTCCCGTACAGTACTCAAATCAAAGAGTGATTTTCGACAACGAGGCATGAAAATGCTGACTATCGTTTTTTCGGTAAAGATAAGGAAAATTGATGAAGTTTCCTAGGAAAGAGCGCAACGAGCAAAGGAACTGTGAAGCACCCCATGAATGAGTTGGTTCGATGATCCATCCAAAATAGCTCCAGCAAGGCGTTATGCACCCACCAATAGAAAGACCTATTCATTTATGTTGTCAAAATTGGTTGGTGGTTGTACATACCTAGGAAGGGCCAGCATTGCGTTTGCCGATTGACTCGGGTTGCACTACTTGGAACATCTCGATTACCGCCGATGCTGCTACTGATGACCATACTCCACTTCATAGGTACGAAAACTACCGAGAACAAATGAATATTTCAACTGCAAAACTAATTAAAAGCAGTAAAACTTATAAACAACAGACACAACACTGCACGGATGTTAGCGGTCCGTAAAAACAAAGCCGGGCCTAGCTGCAGAAGCTGTCAAAGGTTCGTAAGGAAACAAGGGCGAGAAAAAATAGACTTTATAATAAGTGTCGGGGAAATTTTTTGAAATTGGTtaacaaaatgttaaaaagtgaTGATACGATAAGATAATACTTATAATGCTCCCTTTTGGGCTCCGAATAGGCAATCGCTTAAAAAACTAATTCATGTACCGTATGTCCACGGTTCCGGCCTACGGTGCGCTGCTCTTGAGCGCCATGCTCCCGTTATCTCGCGGACATCGCGGAACGTGCGCGTGCTCGCCCTTTTTCTCTCGCGCTCGCCGGCTTCTTCAATCGTTGGCGCGCGTTCTGTGAAGAGCGTATCGGTTGGCCGACCACGGCACAAGCCACAGTTTCATCCGAGCTAGCGACCGCGGTGCACGTGCGAACCGGGGACTTCCGTTCCCGCGCCATCCGGACGCGTGTTTAGGCGTGCTTTTGCATTCGGTGCTACGTTTCCAGGAGTGCTAAATTCGGTGTCCACCAGTTTCGGCAGTTCAGTCTAGCGTAGTGCTTCGGCGGACGAGGTTCGCCAATACCCGTGAGTGTTCCCCCAGTGTTAGGCCGGCGTTGGCGGGTGGGCTTTGAGTTCAGCTCATCCGGGTTTTGTGGTGCAGGTTGAGTCAACCGGCTTAACGGACGCCTCCGTTGTTTGGTTTGGGGCCATCTTTTTTAACAATTAATGGTGACGAAGCTGGTGACACTTGTTCTTCAAGGCTTCTTCAGCCCTGTGGCTCATGATTCACGGTGATCCCACCCGGTGAATCAGTCTGCCCTGGTGTGCCGATCTCCTGGCGCTGGAGATCCCATTCATTTTAGGTCCACCATTTCTGAGTAGGAAAGATAAAGTACAGTGGGAGTGGTGGGggacgaaacacacacacctcgCAGCCTCCGGTTTCCTTTCACCGGAAAACGGTGTACTTAATCGAGCGAGCGAGTGAGAGGGcgtgagtaaaaaaaacaacccaacaCCCCGTCTTACAAACCGAAGACAAACAAACGTGTCCGGGGCAAACACCTACTCCAACAGCTGGCTCTGGCACCTTATCACCGGTGTCTTGGGGTGTTGTGGGACCCGAAGCGTGCATGcttcatacattttattcggaaatttcaaacaattacTCACCTATCCGCGCCGGCTGAGATGTTGTTTTCTAACTGTCATTAAGATAGTGAAGATTTGATTTATACATATGCACGTTTGTTTCCGTTCGCCTTCCATCTCATCAGTGTCGACCCGAAGTGCATCACCCAGGTGATACCAAGTGTACCAGTGTTAAGGAGAGAGTGAGTGAAtgtttttgccaaaaaaaacccacggcTGAATCGTGATAAACTACAATCAATCAGACCAAACGAAAGACAGATCAGCAACGCGTGAGCCAATCAGCCTCCAACCAacacaaaccaaccaaccgccGGAAGCGGTGCTAGGGGCACCAGCGGGAGTCCGCGGTTTCTTCCCGGAAGGGCGCCCGAACCATTCAAACTTGACGCGCCGTAATCAACGTTCTCCGGTAGACACGTGTTCAACTCCAAGGTAGGTTAAAAATGTTCACGAAGCAACACTTTTACGATGCGATTTTTAAAGACCGTTTTTAAAGAGCTTTCGGTTGGCGCAAAATGCACACAACCGATGCACCCGGTGGTTCCGATGCGATTCGACGCGGATTGAACTGCAGCCCGGTGTGCCCCTTTTTCCTTGGCGTTCGTTTGCCGCAGGTTCCTATCTCTCGCTTTATTTCTTACTTTTGTCATTAATTTTATCGGCACTTTCCTTCGCTTCGCTTTGGtatttcttttgcattttggGAGTGCAGCCCCGAAACAGAACACACAGTAGGGGTGTAGTGAAATCGCAAAAAAAGGTCGGGATTTTAACAGAAAAACGACTGAGTAGAGCAGTGCTTCTCAACCCATCCCTGTTTAAGGAATATCATCagaatgttttttaaacaaatgcaATAATTCGATTTGCATTCCGCTAGTTACTAGAAGTAGTTTAAAGTTTAATCGCCATGATTTCAAACCAAATCGGGgaaaaatgattaatttgGCATTTCATAGACTCTGAAAACAAAAGCGCAAATTATACATCATTATGTTAAATACATTACTAAAATGAGTAGAGCAGAGTTTCTCAACCTCTTTTCCAAGTACGATATTATTTCgttgttaaaaataatgttgtaTGTGAAACATTTTAGGATTCGATTTGCAATTCCggtattaataaataaaatattttgatcACTATGACTTTTGAAATTTGCTATTTCTAGAAATTTACCGTCAAAATAGGCTCTTGCAGAAGACGTTTGACATAAAATATATGTCCGTTcgttttgatcattttcatgctTGAATTTAGCTTTCTACTCTTTTCGTAGAGTAGCGAACGAAACGGGTTTCAAAAAGTACACAAATCGTCACTTTGACACAAAATTTCCGGGGTCCCGTTTGTCGGTAAGGAGTTATTCGGTCAGGCGCGATTTAACGGTACTTTGCTAGGCACGgatgacagtaaaaaaaaagtttgatataCCGTAGAAAACTTAACTCAGACCGgtaaaaatgattaatttaaCGTTTCATAAAGACATCAAAAGGAAATGGGCAATGAATGAGTAGGACAGAGTAACTTAACCCCTTTTCTGAG contains:
- the LOC131291047 gene encoding uncharacterized protein LOC131291047, with product MKVLLVLCALTVCASATFDQLFKGKKDFDLSGLFEGLFDKGGHSKGGPPPSSYHPPPRPVYGPPPVHHAPPPPPVYGPPAPVYGPPPVHHAPPPPPPPPPVYGPPAPVYGPPPAHHGPPPPPPPPPRPVYGPPPAHHGPPPPPPPPPRPVYGPPPAHHGPPPPPPPPPRPVYGPPPVHHHAPPPPPPPPPRPVYGPPPVHHHAPPPPVYGPPPVHHAPPPPPPPPPRPVYGPPPVHHHAPPPPPPPPPRPVYGPPAPVYNPPPPPPAPVYSAPVYSAPPAPLPPPPPPPPPPQPQPVYQPPQTFYSAPEPIQLLPLEHKPVSFSGVSSASVASGSVTGEGYHYGVGHGSGH